In Caproicibacterium amylolyticum, a genomic segment contains:
- a CDS encoding DUF6143 family protein, whose product MCDHSYCEPACAMSLYKSLQGKYFVGGSQEEFGSGKYAWAGLFNPKDSGVLLFVNVFTVTNDSEIPFSVRVWLNAVTSGTAKQTKMQSPSNTALRPLPKPKVQFLYGENVDREPLSGTPIYGRRCPAESTVVAEEDGKFICRPGGNFLINCIPPETTNEKIKGKIAFGWWEEPC is encoded by the coding sequence ATGTGTGATCATTCATATTGTGAACCTGCATGTGCAATGTCATTATATAAATCACTTCAAGGGAAGTACTTCGTTGGCGGCAGCCAAGAAGAGTTCGGCAGCGGCAAGTATGCTTGGGCAGGACTTTTCAACCCAAAGGATTCCGGTGTTTTGCTTTTTGTCAATGTTTTCACCGTAACCAATGACAGTGAAATTCCATTTTCTGTTCGGGTCTGGCTAAATGCAGTGACTTCCGGAACAGCAAAACAAACAAAAATGCAAAGTCCATCGAATACAGCACTGCGTCCGCTTCCAAAACCAAAGGTCCAGTTCTTATATGGGGAAAATGTTGACAGAGAACCTCTATCGGGAACACCCATCTATGGACGCCGCTGCCCTGCCGAATCAACAGTTGTTGCTGAGGAAGATGGTAAATTTATTTGCCGTCCAGGCGGTAATTTCTTGATAAATTGTATTCCACCAGAAACAACCAATGAAAAAATTAAAGGGAAAATTGCATTTGGTTGGTGGGAAGAACCCTGCTGA
- a CDS encoding carbohydrate ABC transporter permease gives MQNFAGAEAALKTGVAGEKSGSHPKAAVKHKVIKAIFPYLCILPACACFATFQYFPFLRTLFLSLFLTDNEGNAKAFRGFKNYALIFTSHDYQQVLLNTFLFAGIVIVLSLIISFTTANLANIKGRAFRAFPILFTLPIAAAAGSFSLLFEKMFDPTMGIVNKFLHQDVRWFTDPNLALFTVAAITIWMMSGSNFLYLFAGLKNVPQELLESAEIDGANGLVKLFHIVIPCLSPMLFFVLITDIIAAFQSFTQVQIITQGGPGNATSVIVYSIYRDAFFNFRFGPAAAQSVFLFAIVLIITLIQFKNEKRMVHYE, from the coding sequence ATGCAAAATTTTGCCGGTGCAGAAGCCGCCCTGAAAACAGGGGTTGCCGGGGAAAAAAGCGGGAGCCACCCCAAGGCGGCTGTAAAGCATAAGGTCATAAAGGCAATTTTTCCGTATCTTTGTATTTTGCCTGCATGTGCCTGCTTTGCAACTTTTCAGTACTTTCCGTTCCTGCGTACATTGTTTTTAAGTCTTTTTCTGACGGACAACGAGGGGAATGCCAAAGCGTTTCGCGGGTTCAAAAACTATGCGCTGATTTTTACCTCTCATGATTACCAGCAGGTGCTGCTCAACACTTTCCTTTTTGCGGGAATTGTGATTGTGCTGTCGCTGATAATCAGCTTCACAACTGCAAATCTTGCAAACATAAAGGGCCGCGCTTTTCGGGCATTCCCGATTCTGTTCACGCTGCCGATTGCGGCTGCGGCGGGTTCCTTTTCTCTGCTTTTTGAGAAAATGTTTGACCCCACCATGGGAATCGTCAATAAGTTTTTGCATCAGGATGTCCGCTGGTTCACCGACCCGAACCTTGCGCTGTTTACAGTGGCCGCAATTACGATTTGGATGATGTCTGGAAGCAATTTTCTTTACCTTTTTGCGGGACTGAAAAATGTGCCGCAGGAGCTTTTGGAAAGCGCAGAAATTGACGGCGCCAATGGGTTGGTGAAGCTGTTTCACATTGTCATTCCCTGTTTGTCTCCCATGCTGTTTTTTGTGCTGATTACGGATATTATTGCGGCTTTTCAGTCCTTTACACAGGTCCAGATTATTACGCAAGGCGGGCCAGGCAATGCCACCAGCGTGATTGTTTACAGCATTTACCGGGATGCGTTCTTCAACTTCCGGTTTGGCCCTGCAGCAGCACAGTCTGTTTTTCTGTTTGCCATCGTGCTGATTATCACCCTGATTCAGTTTAAAAATGAAAAAAGGATGGTGCATTACGAATGA
- a CDS encoding carbohydrate ABC transporter permease translates to MKAVGVLKKSVLWIITAIFALFIIFPFWYMLAMSVTPDSDILSNNIRLIPSSLYFGNIVKVLTQTRLPQQFLNTVFVAFSILVLQVLTSLLAAFAFAFLKFKGKKVLFLVCLATMMMPGETTIISNYLNISFWHWLDTYQVLIIPFAASALGIFLFRQYFLTMAQEIREAAMIDGCSDARFLWRIATPLAKPMIAAFSVTSFISSWGMYMWPLLVTSKDEMRVVQVGINSLQDADSALSLGLALASVMLVTLPSLLVFLFGHRQLVEGMMSGAVKG, encoded by the coding sequence ATGAAAGCAGTCGGCGTGCTGAAAAAAAGTGTTCTCTGGATTATCACGGCAATCTTCGCGCTGTTCATAATTTTTCCGTTCTGGTATATGCTGGCGATGAGTGTTACGCCGGATTCCGACATCCTTTCCAACAATATTCGGCTGATACCCAGTTCACTGTATTTTGGAAACATCGTGAAGGTACTGACGCAGACAAGACTGCCGCAGCAGTTTTTGAATACGGTTTTTGTTGCCTTTTCCATTTTAGTTTTGCAGGTGCTGACTTCTTTGCTGGCGGCTTTCGCTTTTGCTTTCCTGAAATTCAAGGGAAAAAAAGTGTTGTTCCTGGTTTGTCTGGCAACCATGATGATGCCCGGTGAAACAACAATTATTTCAAATTATCTAAATATAAGTTTCTGGCACTGGTTGGACACCTATCAGGTCTTGATTATTCCGTTTGCGGCATCAGCGCTTGGCATTTTCCTGTTCCGCCAGTACTTCCTGACAATGGCACAGGAAATTCGTGAGGCAGCTATGATTGACGGCTGCAGTGACGCACGTTTTTTGTGGCGGATTGCGACTCCACTCGCAAAACCGATGATTGCGGCTTTCAGTGTGACTTCATTCATTAGTTCATGGGGCATGTACATGTGGCCACTACTGGTTACCAGCAAGGATGAGATGCGCGTGGTTCAGGTGGGTATCAACTCACTGCAGGACGCAGATTCGGCGCTGTCGCTTGGACTGGCACTTGCCAGCGTGATGCTGGTTACACTTCCGTCACTGCTGGTGTTTCTGTTTGGTCACCGTCAGCTGGTGGAAGGCATGATGTCCGGTGCGGTCAAGGGATAA
- a CDS encoding glycerophosphodiester phosphodiesterase — translation MNTQVFAHRGASCTAPENTLPAFEQAAALHADGVELDVHLSADGQLVVIHDDTVGRTTNGIGVVHQMTLEQLKTLDASMGKAGFAGVKIPTLEEVYRLLQPTGLQVNVELKENEYDNGFAVIPKVLALEEAYGMSGRVFYSSFNHYALREMKHLSAKIQTGLLYAAALVDVWDYAASVPADAIHPNFFTLRDKNLVLQCHAFDIAVRPWTVDNEADLQNMFEQNVDTVITNDPELALRLRKENG, via the coding sequence ATGAACACACAAGTTTTTGCCCACCGCGGTGCTTCCTGCACCGCACCTGAAAACACGCTGCCGGCTTTTGAGCAGGCAGCGGCACTGCATGCGGACGGAGTAGAGCTGGATGTACATCTTTCTGCGGACGGCCAGTTAGTTGTCATCCATGATGATACAGTTGGCCGCACGACCAATGGAATTGGTGTTGTGCACCAAATGACACTGGAACAGCTGAAAACGCTGGATGCATCCATGGGCAAAGCGGGTTTTGCGGGGGTGAAAATTCCGACGCTGGAGGAGGTTTACCGCCTTTTGCAGCCAACAGGACTACAGGTGAATGTGGAACTGAAAGAGAATGAATACGACAACGGCTTTGCCGTAATTCCCAAGGTACTGGCACTGGAGGAAGCTTACGGCATGAGCGGGCGGGTTTTCTATTCTTCGTTTAACCACTATGCTCTGCGGGAGATGAAACACCTCTCGGCAAAGATTCAAACCGGGCTTCTTTATGCAGCAGCTTTAGTAGATGTGTGGGATTATGCAGCTTCAGTTCCTGCCGATGCGATTCATCCCAACTTTTTTACGCTGCGGGATAAAAATCTGGTGCTGCAGTGTCACGCGTTCGATATTGCGGTTCGTCCTTGGACTGTTGACAATGAGGCAGACCTGCAGAATATGTTTGAACAGAATGTGGATACAGTCATTACCAACGACCCGGAGCTTGCACTCCGGCTGCGCAAAGAGAACGGCTGA
- a CDS encoding LamG-like jellyroll fold domain-containing protein — protein sequence MKKKRIRRLTAALLTGIIALSGMTNAAYAWDAPAQSEWQTLGRQNIKARIAVGSDVHIPYYDSEKKLQNAFDSFYRIDPDLDAAAFVGDSVNDADVSKYDKFMAIINKNTGTADKKAQAILCQGNHETYGIGAAAAPTRFKEKTGQDANKAVKLKNGITIITIGPRNAENDYTADYDFLKTSLAKAAADDPTAPIFVLAHHGVPNTAYVTDEWNGNYEVGTSKDLKALMKQYPQVIHISGHSHSTMEDARSIDQSAGFTAIQDGTLGAYFENESGKTDPTTGSNATIPPDSAIASQALMIDVNEQNVVTIRRMNLTTGKYIYEPWVINTPEIVKNHGGSSFPYGKVRISEKPTFVNGSTVTADSATRSSIHVHFPAATPADTSNNNMIQNYKITLTPKDGSESVVRNVFSDFYEPTQKKSWDVKVTGLQAEKEYIPSVQAVTAFGAVSEPITGVKVKTKATAKVDSPEPVLDINYSSGSVKDEQNHTLEQYSKTVAQGTGIDRKVLAVHGEGGCRYALTQNDYDRFASAYTAETYFKIADVNADQCIFSNQQQAGMGFEVENGKLEVWTNTVSGRVTPSAPIDANKWYHAVTTYDGKTAKLYLNGELKDEKAGAGGLAVPDKDAWYYYVGADVESSGGHGYEAQDAEINLARLYTGVMTDTQVKAAYQAAVKDGSLSTAPSAVLKVDYSKGITADAQGHDSFLSGKADVIYAKSLQKNVLGLSGKGAYGYALDSLDYSRIQNKLTLETDFCTPDVQTDQCIISNTQYAGTGFEVNQGKLQFWIHLNGEYAITNVPIEANKWYHAIAVYDGSKVKIYLNGTLAKEEAHQGQMTVPADGAKYFFVGADTNGNGEPEYLMQSGQISMAALYAGAMTNEQVQTEYKAVQNRPTEKDPSAGSGSGSTGSDTSSNKPSPDSTPDKPQNNQNGEAAVSNLSGVQTLCAGGTLTFTVTSDAAPQICQGNGLVASVNAPSKDWDAQTRTSTWSVYGICSSKRTTNTTGIYAIVNGVKTQLFTVDVNGQRPFTCDTSKDISMKTGSHYIAKVTVSSGTKLTYNAGNGKIAATFVKGGMKPQSTANGQDCYYLGVQAVGTGSAGLYITVSGIQYCIYHANIK from the coding sequence ATGAAAAAGAAGCGAATTCGAAGGCTCACGGCAGCTCTGCTGACAGGCATCATTGCCCTTTCCGGCATGACAAACGCAGCATATGCCTGGGATGCACCGGCACAGTCAGAGTGGCAGACACTCGGCCGACAGAACATTAAGGCACGTATCGCAGTCGGCAGCGATGTGCACATTCCGTACTATGACAGTGAAAAGAAACTGCAGAATGCCTTTGACAGCTTCTACAGAATTGACCCGGACTTGGACGCTGCTGCTTTTGTCGGTGATTCAGTGAACGATGCAGATGTCAGCAAATATGACAAATTCATGGCAATCATCAACAAAAATACCGGAACGGCAGATAAAAAAGCGCAAGCTATTCTTTGCCAAGGTAACCACGAAACTTACGGCATTGGTGCCGCAGCCGCTCCCACACGTTTCAAAGAAAAAACCGGTCAAGATGCCAACAAAGCCGTGAAATTGAAAAACGGAATCACAATTATTACGATTGGCCCCAGGAATGCAGAAAATGACTACACCGCAGACTATGATTTCTTAAAGACCAGCCTTGCAAAAGCTGCCGCAGATGACCCCACCGCACCCATCTTTGTGCTGGCCCATCATGGTGTTCCTAATACCGCTTATGTAACAGACGAATGGAACGGCAACTACGAAGTTGGCACAAGCAAGGATTTGAAAGCCCTGATGAAACAGTATCCGCAGGTCATCCACATCTCCGGGCATTCACACTCCACCATGGAAGATGCACGCTCCATTGATCAGAGTGCAGGTTTCACCGCTATTCAAGACGGCACGCTCGGCGCTTACTTTGAAAATGAATCCGGCAAAACTGACCCAACTACCGGCAGCAATGCCACCATTCCTCCGGATTCTGCCATTGCTTCACAGGCGCTTATGATTGATGTCAATGAACAAAATGTAGTCACGATTCGCAGAATGAATTTGACAACCGGAAAGTACATTTACGAGCCCTGGGTAATTAATACACCGGAAATCGTCAAAAACCATGGCGGCAGTTCCTTTCCTTACGGAAAAGTACGTATCAGTGAAAAACCGACTTTTGTAAACGGTTCAACTGTTACAGCCGACAGCGCAACACGCTCCAGCATACATGTTCACTTTCCGGCTGCGACACCTGCGGACACTTCCAACAATAACATGATTCAAAATTATAAGATCACATTGACACCAAAGGATGGCAGCGAATCTGTGGTTAGAAACGTTTTTTCCGATTTTTATGAGCCCACGCAGAAAAAGAGCTGGGACGTAAAAGTAACCGGCCTGCAGGCAGAAAAAGAATACATCCCCAGTGTGCAGGCAGTAACCGCGTTTGGAGCGGTAAGTGAACCCATTACAGGTGTCAAGGTAAAGACCAAAGCAACTGCAAAAGTGGATTCACCGGAACCGGTGCTTGACATTAACTACAGCAGCGGCAGCGTGAAAGATGAGCAGAATCACACACTGGAACAATACAGCAAAACCGTGGCACAGGGTACCGGCATTGACCGCAAAGTGCTCGCCGTTCACGGCGAGGGCGGCTGCCGCTATGCGCTGACCCAAAACGATTATGATCGTTTTGCCAGCGCTTACACAGCAGAAACTTATTTTAAGATTGCCGACGTCAATGCAGACCAGTGCATTTTTTCCAATCAGCAGCAGGCCGGTATGGGCTTTGAAGTGGAAAACGGTAAGCTGGAAGTCTGGACCAATACGGTAAGCGGAAGAGTTACACCTTCTGCTCCTATTGATGCCAATAAATGGTATCACGCAGTTACAACCTACGACGGAAAGACCGCAAAGCTCTATTTGAATGGCGAATTGAAAGACGAAAAAGCAGGTGCGGGCGGTTTAGCTGTACCGGACAAAGACGCATGGTACTACTACGTTGGTGCCGACGTTGAAAGCAGCGGCGGACATGGCTATGAAGCACAGGACGCAGAAATCAACCTTGCACGCCTTTACACAGGTGTTATGACAGATACACAAGTGAAAGCGGCTTATCAAGCAGCTGTAAAAGACGGCAGCCTTTCCACTGCGCCATCCGCAGTATTAAAAGTTGATTATTCCAAAGGGATTACAGCAGACGCACAGGGGCATGACAGTTTCCTGAGTGGAAAAGCAGATGTTATTTATGCTAAGAGTCTACAAAAAAATGTCCTGGGACTTTCCGGAAAAGGAGCGTACGGCTACGCACTTGACAGCCTCGATTACAGCAGAATACAGAACAAGCTTACATTGGAAACAGATTTCTGCACACCGGATGTGCAGACAGACCAGTGCATTATATCCAACACACAGTACGCCGGAACTGGTTTTGAAGTAAATCAGGGCAAGCTTCAGTTCTGGATTCATCTAAATGGTGAATATGCCATTACAAACGTGCCAATAGAAGCTAACAAATGGTACCACGCCATTGCCGTTTATGATGGAAGCAAAGTGAAAATTTATCTCAATGGCACATTGGCAAAAGAAGAAGCACATCAGGGTCAGATGACCGTTCCCGCTGACGGCGCAAAATATTTCTTCGTTGGTGCTGACACAAATGGCAACGGTGAGCCGGAATATTTGATGCAGAGCGGTCAAATCAGCATGGCGGCCCTTTATGCAGGTGCTATGACAAATGAACAAGTTCAAACTGAATATAAAGCGGTACAGAATCGCCCGACTGAGAAAGATCCGTCTGCTGGTTCCGGCAGCGGCAGCACCGGCTCCGACACTAGTTCCAACAAACCAAGCCCGGACAGCACTCCAGACAAACCGCAGAATAATCAGAATGGTGAAGCAGCGGTATCCAACCTTTCCGGCGTACAAACCCTTTGTGCAGGCGGCACATTAACCTTTACGGTTACCAGCGATGCTGCCCCACAAATCTGTCAGGGAAATGGTCTGGTTGCAAGCGTCAACGCTCCTTCAAAGGATTGGGATGCACAGACCCGGACAAGTACTTGGAGCGTTTACGGCATTTGCAGCAGCAAACGAACAACAAATACCACCGGCATCTATGCCATTGTCAACGGCGTAAAAACACAGCTGTTTACAGTTGATGTAAACGGACAGCGTCCTTTCACCTGTGATACCAGCAAAGATATATCCATGAAAACAGGCAGCCACTACATAGCGAAAGTAACAGTTTCGTCCGGTACCAAACTGACCTACAACGCCGGAAACGGCAAAATTGCAGCAACGTTTGTGAAAGGCGGCATGAAACCGCAGTCCACAGCGAATGGACAGGACTGCTACTATCTTGGGGTTCAGGCAGTCGGCACAGGAAGCGCTGGTCTGTACATTACAGTAAGCGGCATCCAATACTGCATTTACCATGCAAATATAAAATAA
- a CDS encoding IS5 family transposase, which translates to MSLSALSDELARVKTHKKEFLSQIDHIVPWDEWAAIIKPRYYKGERGNKPYDLELMLRIHILQNLYNLADEATACEIIDSRAFSEFCGVESSNQVPDGDTIGRFRNILVRNGLEQEIFAQVVISLQKKGLLLKKGTIVDSTFIEAPSSTKNKERQRDPDAHQAKKGNTWHFGYKAHIGVDKDSGIVHTVDVTAANVSDVSETAKLLTGEEETVNGDSGYLGATKRPDAVVRNKKGKKIKYKINRRPSQVKKLSTSGQYYAKKVEHSKSSVRSKVEHVFAIVKSQLRYRKTRYRGLQKQIQKLNMMFALANLILADRNSLAV; encoded by the coding sequence ATCAGCTTGTCAGCTCTAAGCGATGAACTGGCACGGGTAAAAACACATAAAAAAGAATTTCTGAGTCAAATTGATCACATCGTGCCATGGGACGAATGGGCAGCCATCATAAAGCCGCGCTACTATAAGGGAGAACGCGGGAATAAACCATACGACCTGGAACTGATGCTTCGAATCCATATTTTGCAGAATCTGTACAATTTGGCTGACGAGGCAACAGCCTGTGAGATAATAGATAGCCGTGCCTTTTCGGAGTTTTGTGGAGTAGAATCCAGCAATCAGGTTCCGGATGGAGATACCATCGGCAGATTTCGGAATATTTTAGTGCGCAATGGCCTGGAGCAGGAGATTTTCGCACAGGTTGTGATATCGCTGCAGAAAAAAGGTCTGTTACTGAAAAAGGGAACCATAGTGGACTCCACTTTCATAGAAGCGCCTTCCTCGACCAAGAACAAAGAGAGGCAACGGGACCCGGATGCGCATCAGGCAAAGAAAGGCAACACATGGCATTTCGGATATAAGGCACACATTGGGGTGGACAAAGACAGTGGAATCGTCCATACGGTAGATGTAACAGCAGCAAATGTCAGTGATGTAAGTGAAACAGCAAAATTGCTTACAGGAGAAGAAGAAACCGTAAACGGGGACAGTGGTTATCTTGGAGCGACAAAGCGTCCGGATGCCGTTGTGCGCAACAAGAAAGGCAAGAAAATCAAATACAAAATCAATCGGCGCCCCTCTCAGGTAAAGAAACTCAGCACAAGCGGACAATATTACGCCAAAAAAGTCGAGCATTCAAAATCATCGGTGCGTTCAAAAGTTGAACATGTTTTTGCCATCGTAAAAAGTCAACTGCGGTATCGAAAAACACGATACCGAGGTTTGCAAAAGCAAATTCAAAAATTGAATATGATGTTTGCGCTGGCAAACCTGATTCTGGCTGACAGAAATTCTCTGGCAGTCTGA
- a CDS encoding accessory gene regulator B family protein, which translates to MIHRISKRCALKLSKAKLIDTAELDVYCYGFEQIISTTAIIVTILIAAVLTGDAVKSLLFIVCFVPIRIFAGGFHCSTYRGCFLFSNGIFLLSLFLGKMEDGIFPVAAAFINAAILLLCCIIVYQVAPVLNPNNPLSGSEIIRNKRCARFVILVQAFVIIIAYFVAHTNMMYYNFSTISTGLSICLTVIAWKQLRKGGNQ; encoded by the coding sequence ATGATACATAGAATTTCAAAAAGATGTGCTTTAAAATTAAGCAAAGCAAAATTAATTGACACTGCGGAACTGGATGTTTACTGTTATGGATTTGAGCAGATTATTTCCACGACGGCGATTATAGTAACAATTCTTATTGCTGCTGTGTTAACAGGGGACGCTGTAAAAAGTCTGCTTTTTATCGTGTGTTTTGTGCCAATTCGGATTTTTGCCGGCGGATTTCATTGCTCAACGTATAGAGGCTGTTTTTTATTTAGCAATGGAATTTTCCTATTGTCATTATTTTTAGGGAAAATGGAAGATGGAATTTTTCCTGTTGCAGCCGCATTCATCAATGCAGCAATTTTACTATTGTGCTGTATAATTGTTTATCAAGTCGCACCAGTTCTTAATCCCAACAACCCGCTTTCCGGCAGTGAAATCATCAGGAACAAACGATGTGCAAGATTTGTTATTCTTGTTCAAGCGTTTGTAATAATTATTGCTTATTTCGTCGCACATACCAATATGATGTACTACAATTTTTCAACTATTTCAACAGGACTGTCGATTTGCCTAACAGTAATCGCTTGGAAACAGTTGAGGAAAGGAGGAAATCAGTAA
- a CDS encoding ABC transporter substrate-binding protein gives MEFAMRRKVTGLISALCACALLSTGCATTGATVSGKGAAASTGTAAGQSKVNLVFWHSMGGNNAKALQTMINKFNSAHSGKISVKAVFQGNYDDALNKFKSAMVSKNGPDIMQSYELGTRYMIDCGFNDTVQNYAEKDNWDLKQIDTNIAAYYTVDGKLHSMPFNSSTPILYYNKDILKKAGIAEVPKTFEDIISLAPKLTKKDSAGKATQNALGMYVYGWFLDQSLNKMNLPSFDNGNGREKAPTSAVFDSNGGGAAFLDVYHRLLKSGAMPAYAMKNEDAQSAFANGKLAMYIDSTAGLTGMLKAINGKFELGTAYFPGINSQKSTGGVSVGGASLWMTKNSDEAVQKAKWEFIKFLVSPEEQAFWNTQTGYFPINVNAYNEQTFKDNVKKYPQFQVAIDQLHDSSAKSCGGLCAVYTQVRKIEETEMQKMLNEQESESDALKNMTSQINSALKDYNDANGQS, from the coding sequence ATGGAATTTGCGATGAGAAGAAAAGTAACAGGGCTGATTTCAGCGCTGTGCGCATGTGCGCTGCTGAGTACAGGGTGTGCAACAACGGGAGCAACTGTTTCCGGAAAAGGTGCTGCTGCCAGCACCGGCACAGCGGCAGGGCAAAGCAAAGTGAATTTAGTGTTTTGGCATTCGATGGGCGGCAACAACGCCAAAGCACTGCAGACCATGATTAACAAGTTCAACAGTGCACACAGCGGAAAAATTTCTGTAAAAGCAGTGTTTCAGGGAAATTACGATGATGCGCTCAACAAGTTTAAGAGCGCCATGGTTTCCAAAAACGGTCCGGATATTATGCAGAGTTACGAACTGGGGACACGATACATGATTGATTGTGGCTTTAATGACACGGTGCAGAATTATGCTGAAAAAGATAACTGGGACTTAAAACAGATTGACACCAACATTGCAGCCTATTATACTGTGGATGGAAAGCTGCATTCCATGCCGTTTAACTCTTCTACACCGATTCTTTACTACAACAAAGATATTCTGAAAAAAGCGGGTATCGCAGAAGTTCCCAAAACATTTGAGGATATTATCAGCCTTGCACCGAAGCTGACGAAGAAGGATTCTGCCGGCAAGGCAACGCAGAATGCGCTGGGTATGTATGTTTACGGCTGGTTCCTGGATCAATCGCTGAATAAAATGAACCTACCGTCCTTTGACAACGGCAACGGCCGCGAGAAAGCTCCAACTTCAGCTGTGTTTGATTCCAATGGCGGTGGTGCAGCATTTTTGGATGTTTACCATCGGCTTCTGAAAAGTGGCGCTATGCCGGCATATGCAATGAAAAATGAAGATGCTCAGTCTGCTTTTGCAAACGGCAAGCTTGCCATGTACATAGACAGCACAGCCGGTTTAACGGGTATGCTGAAGGCTATTAACGGAAAGTTTGAACTTGGAACCGCTTACTTCCCCGGCATCAATTCGCAAAAATCCACCGGCGGTGTTTCTGTGGGCGGCGCTTCTCTGTGGATGACTAAAAACAGCGATGAAGCTGTACAGAAAGCCAAGTGGGAGTTCATCAAATTCCTGGTTTCTCCGGAAGAACAGGCATTTTGGAACACCCAGACCGGGTACTTCCCAATCAATGTGAATGCCTATAATGAGCAGACATTTAAAGATAATGTTAAAAAGTATCCGCAGTTTCAGGTTGCGATTGACCAGCTGCATGACTCCAGTGCAAAGTCCTGCGGCGGTTTGTGCGCAGTTTACACTCAGGTTCGCAAAATTGAAGAAACAGAAATGCAGAAGATGCTGAATGAACAGGAAAGCGAAAGCGACGCACTGAAAAATATGACAAGCCAGATTAACAGTGCGCTGAAGGATTATAATGATGCTAACGGGCAGTCATAA
- a CDS encoding helix-turn-helix domain-containing protein yields MNEQVLAVQRMQDYMETNIAQEITLSDLARESMFSPWHSYRLFKAYTGLTPAEYIRRLRLSHSALRLKSERCRVIDVALGLGFGSVDGYQRAFYREFGCNPSEYARAPVPIPLFIPYGVKFRELRKDFVDMKNVQSVFIQLVQKPERGVIIKRGVKAEDYFPYCEEVGCDVWGLLSSMDSLCGEPVCLWLPERYKKPGTSTYVQGVEVSPDDCGSIPDGFDRIVLPTAEYLMFQGEPFQEENYCEAILTLQYAMNRYDPTVIGYEWDDENPRIQLEPRGERGYVELRAVKRKGSR; encoded by the coding sequence ATGAATGAACAAGTGTTGGCAGTTCAGCGGATGCAGGATTACATGGAAACAAATATTGCGCAAGAAATAACACTCTCAGATCTTGCACGTGAATCCATGTTCTCACCGTGGCATTCTTATCGGCTGTTTAAGGCGTATACGGGGCTTACGCCTGCCGAATACATTCGGCGGCTTCGGTTATCCCATTCTGCACTGCGCCTAAAAAGTGAAAGATGCAGAGTGATAGATGTGGCGCTGGGCTTGGGTTTTGGCAGCGTGGACGGTTACCAACGGGCTTTTTACCGGGAATTTGGATGTAATCCAAGCGAATATGCCAGGGCTCCCGTACCGATTCCTCTTTTTATCCCATATGGAGTTAAATTTAGAGAACTCAGAAAGGATTTTGTCGACATGAAAAATGTACAAAGTGTTTTTATCCAGCTGGTACAAAAGCCGGAACGCGGAGTCATCATCAAGCGCGGCGTAAAAGCGGAGGATTACTTCCCATACTGCGAGGAGGTTGGCTGCGATGTATGGGGGCTGTTGAGCAGCATGGATTCGCTGTGCGGTGAACCAGTTTGTCTTTGGCTTCCGGAACGGTATAAAAAGCCGGGCACCTCAACCTATGTGCAGGGTGTTGAGGTAAGCCCTGACGACTGTGGCAGCATTCCGGACGGATTTGACCGAATCGTCCTTCCAACTGCGGAATATCTGATGTTTCAGGGAGAACCTTTTCAGGAAGAGAATTACTGCGAAGCAATTCTCACGCTGCAATATGCCATGAACCGATACGACCCTACAGTCATTGGCTATGAATGGGATGATGAAAATCCCCGTATTCAACTGGAGCCGCGTGGGGAGCGCGGATACGTGGAACTGCGCGCAGTCAAACGAAAAGGAAGCAGATAG
- a CDS encoding cyclic lactone autoinducer peptide → MKVVKLLSEAVKAAAKFGAGTTSASFGYQPKAPECLRKTDKVKK, encoded by the coding sequence ATGAAAGTAGTAAAATTACTTTCCGAAGCCGTAAAAGCAGCTGCTAAGTTTGGTGCAGGAACCACATCTGCTTCATTCGGTTATCAGCCAAAGGCGCCAGAGTGTTTGCGTAAAACAGACAAGGTTAAGAAGTAA
- a CDS encoding helix-turn-helix transcriptional regulator yields MEQELSQKLRSLRAEHGNTQQEVADYLYLDRSTVAYFESGRIQPSIKTLAKLRKLYQLTWDEFLGDVNL; encoded by the coding sequence ATGGAACAGGAATTAAGCCAAAAACTTCGCAGTCTTAGGGCGGAGCATGGAAATACACAGCAGGAAGTCGCCGATTACTTGTATTTAGACCGCTCAACAGTGGCGTACTTTGAAAGCGGGCGTATTCAGCCAAGCATAAAAACACTTGCGAAACTGCGTAAGCTGTATCAACTGACATGGGACGAGTTTTTGGGAGATGTTAATCTGTAA